A window from Dehalococcoidales bacterium encodes these proteins:
- the trmD gene encoding tRNA (guanosine(37)-N1)-methyltransferase TrmD has translation MRIDILTLFPPLFEAPFGFGIFKRAIDNGLVNINLVNVRDFTHDKHHTADDYPYGGGAGMVMKPEPIFEAVASVKNGLDHESNSPPVILLSPQGRLFSHKIAQELSQHSHMILICGHYEGVDERVAEHLSTDVISIGDYVLTGGEIPALVIADAVLRLVPGVLGSEESPLDDSHAGGLLEYPQYTRPPDFRGWEVPEVLLSGNHARIAKWRREQIIKRTLEHRPELLDKADLGQEDKRLVERMTHTGFKINKGRES, from the coding sequence ATGCGTATCGATATTCTCACGTTATTCCCCCCGCTGTTCGAGGCGCCTTTCGGCTTCGGCATTTTCAAGCGGGCTATTGATAACGGGCTGGTGAACATCAACCTGGTCAACGTGCGTGACTTTACCCATGACAAGCACCATACCGCGGACGATTACCCTTACGGCGGGGGAGCCGGCATGGTCATGAAGCCGGAGCCCATCTTTGAAGCCGTGGCGTCCGTCAAAAACGGACTGGATCATGAATCGAATAGTCCGCCGGTTATATTGCTTTCGCCGCAGGGACGGCTTTTTTCCCATAAAATAGCGCAGGAGTTGTCTCAGCATTCACACATGATATTAATCTGCGGCCATTATGAAGGCGTGGACGAGCGCGTGGCGGAGCACCTGTCCACCGACGTCATCTCCATCGGCGACTATGTTTTAACCGGTGGGGAAATACCCGCTCTGGTTATTGCGGACGCCGTGCTGCGGCTGGTGCCGGGCGTACTCGGCTCGGAGGAATCGCCCCTGGATGATTCTCATGCCGGCGGCCTGCTGGAATACCCCCAATACACCCGCCCCCCGGATTTCCGGGGTTGGGAAGTGCCGGAGGTGCTGCTTTCCGGCAACCATGCCCGGATTGCCAAATGGCGTCGCGAGCAAATCATCAAGCGGACGCTGGAACACCGCCCGGAATTACTGGATAAAGCCGACCTCGGCCAGGAAGATAAACGATTGGTAGAGCGTATGACGCATACCGGATTCAAGATAAATAAAGGTAGGGAGTCTTAA
- the priA gene encoding primosomal protein N': protein MKYAEVSVNSPVARRRTFSYAIPGALEVRAGQAVLVPFGEKVLQGIVLEITPVPAVEDTREILGVIDPSPVLSPARISLARWISEYYLSPLFDAVALMLPPGFERNAVAFLSRALSDIDIDTLEEEQKKLFALVPVQGRVALKKIEQSLGKKKAGAAVTRLVRQGLLTRSYELAPVRVRPKSEPYIKLLQQDITGLKLTPRQSVLLAYLKEQSRPVSWAEARQKTGVNKAVADALAKRGLVALETVEVRREPISYDGINLSYPLTLTPDQQAAFDAVKQELGKETSSPKVFLLRGVTASGKTEIYLRLLAEAIGQGKRGIVLVPEIALTPQTIERFASRFPGRVGVLHSRLTLGEQYDEWRRIKNGEYDVVIGSRSAIFAPQSDLGLIVIDEEHEWTYKQDASPHYHARDAAVKLAELTGAVVVLGSATPDVETYYKAQTGQYHLLELKERVVPVAAMPQVEVVDMREELKAGNRSLFSRALARSINLAVNAREQVILFLNRRGGEYYIQCRRCGYVLHCRRCDIPLSHHIKEDILTCHQCNYRMPVPSVCPECGNKQLKFLGAGTQKLEQEVKYTFPRARHLRWDSDTAAGRTANEDILKKFRGKEVDILIGTQMVAKGLDIPSVTLVGVISADTSLNLPDFRAGERTFQLLSQVAGRAGRGLTAGRVIIQTFSPENYAVQAASAHDYPAFYGKEIAYRRQLNNPPFTQLSRLVFTHTNDAVCRREAEKMQQTLIEEGRARGIGGIGIIGPAPAFIHRLRGRFRWQLILRGRDLSAFLSPLDLPRGWTVDIDPVGLIQ, encoded by the coding sequence ATGAAATATGCTGAAGTTAGTGTCAACTCGCCGGTGGCCCGGCGCCGGACTTTCAGCTACGCTATCCCCGGGGCGCTGGAGGTGCGCGCCGGACAGGCAGTGCTGGTGCCTTTCGGGGAAAAGGTGCTCCAGGGCATCGTCCTGGAAATCACCCCCGTGCCGGCGGTGGAGGACACCCGGGAAATCCTTGGTGTCATCGACCCTTCCCCCGTTTTATCCCCCGCCCGTATTTCCCTGGCCCGCTGGATAAGCGAATATTATCTCTCACCTCTATTCGATGCCGTCGCGCTGATGCTGCCGCCCGGCTTCGAGCGTAACGCCGTCGCTTTTCTCAGCCGCGCACTATCTGATATTGATATCGATACTCTTGAGGAAGAGCAGAAAAAGCTTTTCGCTCTCGTTCCGGTGCAGGGCAGGGTGGCCTTAAAAAAAATCGAGCAGTCCCTGGGCAAGAAAAAAGCCGGGGCGGCCGTTACCCGTTTGGTCCGGCAGGGACTTTTAACGCGGAGCTATGAGCTGGCGCCGGTAAGGGTCAGACCTAAAAGCGAACCTTACATAAAGCTGCTCCAACAGGATATTACAGGACTCAAGCTAACCCCCCGACAATCCGTGCTTTTGGCCTATTTAAAAGAACAATCGCGCCCGGTGTCCTGGGCAGAAGCCCGGCAAAAGACCGGTGTAAATAAAGCTGTCGCTGACGCGCTGGCCAAACGCGGGCTGGTTGCCTTGGAGACGGTGGAAGTGCGGCGGGAGCCTATTTCTTACGATGGTATCAATCTTTCCTACCCCCTCACCCTTACCCCGGACCAGCAAGCGGCCTTTGACGCGGTAAAACAGGAGTTGGGCAAAGAGACCTCTTCCCCTAAAGTCTTTCTGTTGCGCGGTGTGACCGCCAGCGGCAAGACGGAAATCTATCTGCGCCTGTTGGCGGAAGCCATAGGGCAGGGGAAAAGGGGCATCGTGCTGGTGCCGGAGATTGCCCTCACCCCGCAGACCATCGAGCGCTTTGCCTCGCGTTTTCCGGGTCGGGTGGGGGTGCTGCACAGCCGCCTTACGCTGGGGGAGCAGTATGATGAATGGCGCCGCATTAAAAACGGCGAGTACGATGTCGTTATCGGGTCGCGCAGCGCCATCTTCGCCCCGCAGTCGGACCTCGGTCTCATTGTCATCGATGAAGAACACGAATGGACTTACAAACAGGACGCCTCGCCCCATTACCACGCCCGGGACGCGGCGGTAAAGCTGGCGGAGCTGACCGGGGCGGTGGTGGTCCTGGGCAGCGCCACGCCGGACGTGGAGACGTATTACAAGGCGCAGACGGGACAATATCACCTGCTGGAGCTTAAAGAGCGCGTGGTACCGGTGGCGGCCATGCCGCAGGTAGAGGTGGTGGACATGCGGGAGGAGCTTAAAGCGGGCAATCGCAGCCTGTTCAGCCGGGCGCTGGCGCGGTCTATCAACCTGGCGGTCAATGCCCGGGAGCAGGTCATACTGTTTCTCAACCGGCGCGGCGGGGAATACTATATCCAGTGCCGGCGCTGCGGCTACGTGCTGCACTGCCGCCGCTGTGATATCCCCCTTTCTCACCACATCAAGGAAGATATTCTTACCTGCCACCAGTGCAACTACCGTATGCCCGTGCCGTCGGTCTGCCCTGAATGCGGCAATAAACAGCTCAAGTTTTTAGGCGCCGGTACGCAGAAACTGGAGCAGGAAGTCAAATACACCTTTCCGCGCGCCCGGCACCTGCGCTGGGATAGCGATACCGCCGCCGGCCGCACCGCCAATGAAGATATTTTAAAGAAGTTCCGCGGCAAAGAGGTGGATATCCTTATCGGCACGCAGATGGTGGCCAAGGGTCTGGACATACCGTCCGTGACTTTGGTGGGCGTGATCAGCGCGGATACCAGCCTCAACCTGCCGGACTTCCGCGCCGGTGAAAGGACTTTCCAGCTTTTAAGCCAGGTGGCGGGCCGGGCCGGGCGGGGCCTTACCGCCGGTCGGGTCATTATCCAGACCTTTTCCCCGGAAAACTACGCCGTGCAGGCCGCCTCTGCCCATGATTACCCCGCTTTTTACGGTAAAGAGATTGCCTACCGGCGGCAGCTTAACAATCCCCCGTTCACTCAGCTGTCCCGGCTGGTCTTTACCCATACCAACGATGCCGTCTGCCGCCGCGAGGCGGAAAAAATGCAGCAAACGCTTATTGAGGAGGGGCGGGCCAGGGGGATAGGGGGCATCGGCATTATCGGGCCGGCGCCGGCTTTCATTCACCGCCTGCGCGGCCGGTTCCGCTGGCAGCTGATTTTGCGCGGCCGGGACCTTTCCGCTTTCCTCTCGCCCCTGGATTTGCCCCGCGGCTGGACGGTGGATATTGACCCGGTGGGCCTGATTCAGTAA
- the def gene encoding peptide deformylase, whose translation MAVLPIRTVPDPILRRKTKRVTTIDKSIKKLIEDMQETLHADAGRAGLAAPQVGVSLRITVIGLPEEEDIILINGDIVRRKGRRLIYEGCLSIPGYMGQVYRAESVTAKGLDLRGKEIRIKGEGLLAQALEHEIDHLDGVLYIDRMEDPGAIQKVEPEEPGSEPEAGEDSKTAAL comes from the coding sequence ATGGCGGTTTTACCTATCAGGACGGTGCCCGACCCCATTTTAAGGCGAAAGACTAAGAGGGTCACTACCATAGATAAGTCCATCAAAAAGCTGATCGAAGATATGCAGGAGACGCTGCACGCGGATGCCGGGCGGGCCGGGCTGGCGGCGCCGCAGGTGGGCGTTTCCCTGCGGATAACGGTCATCGGTCTGCCGGAAGAAGAAGACATCATCCTCATCAACGGGGATATCGTGCGGCGCAAGGGAAGGCGGCTGATATACGAGGGGTGCTTGAGTATCCCGGGCTACATGGGACAGGTGTACCGGGCGGAGTCCGTGACCGCCAAGGGGCTTGACCTCAGGGGCAAGGAAATCCGCATCAAGGGGGAAGGGCTTTTAGCCCAGGCACTGGAGCATGAAATAGACCATCTCGACGGCGTGCTATATATCGACCGCATGGAAGACCCGGGGGCTATCCAGAAGGTGGAGCCGGAAGAGCCGGGGAGTGAGCCGGAAGCGGGGGAGGACTCTAAGACTGCGGCACTGTGA
- a CDS encoding APC family permease, whose product MSENWTHKPGDKIFRPRRIKKFHLKRVLGIPAVFSAGYGNVGSSIYYALGIVALVAGGATPVALGIAGILFIFTALTYAEGTAAIPEAGGSASFARHAFGDMAGFIAGWALMLSYIVTISISAYTIPPYLGYFWEPLKSSPVVGTFASMGIVFFLMLLNVVGIKETSIINIGATFLDILTQLSLVVIGFITLFNPTVIWHRIIDNWPTSSNLVLGIALATIAYTGIETMSQMAEETKKPEKSVPRALVMMIVAVLVIFAGISLISLSAMPVEELATDWARDPVAGIAYYIPIEIIRVILKPLIAVLAGTILFIATNAGLIGISRLAFSQSTHGLVPPILSRIHNRFKTPYISIIFFSLIAIVLLLPGFFGTDVFANMGSLYAIGSLLAFMLAHASIVGLRIRKPDLTRPFRLRGNINIKGRDIPVTALIGFFTTAFIWVILMITQEYSRWVGSIWMILGLIIYLFLKLARHKEKNEWEVKPKKK is encoded by the coding sequence ATGTCTGAAAATTGGACCCATAAACCCGGCGATAAAATCTTCCGCCCCCGGCGCATCAAGAAGTTCCATCTGAAAAGAGTACTGGGGATTCCCGCGGTATTCAGCGCCGGTTACGGTAATGTCGGCTCTTCCATCTATTACGCGTTGGGTATTGTGGCTTTGGTGGCCGGGGGCGCCACTCCCGTGGCGCTGGGCATCGCCGGTATTCTCTTTATCTTCACCGCCCTGACCTACGCTGAGGGCACCGCGGCCATTCCGGAAGCCGGCGGTTCGGCCAGCTTTGCCCGGCATGCCTTCGGGGATATGGCCGGGTTTATCGCCGGCTGGGCGCTGATGCTGAGCTATATCGTTACCATTTCCATCTCCGCTTACACTATCCCGCCGTACCTGGGGTATTTCTGGGAGCCTTTAAAATCATCCCCGGTGGTCGGCACCTTCGCCTCCATGGGCATCGTATTTTTCCTCATGCTGCTGAATGTGGTCGGCATTAAAGAAACATCCATTATCAATATAGGCGCCACTTTTCTGGACATCCTGACCCAGCTCTCCCTGGTGGTTATCGGTTTTATTACCCTGTTCAATCCCACCGTGATCTGGCACCGTATCATTGATAACTGGCCTACTTCCAGTAATCTGGTGCTGGGTATTGCGCTGGCTACCATAGCCTATACCGGCATTGAAACTATGTCTCAGATGGCGGAAGAGACCAAGAAACCGGAAAAAAGCGTCCCCCGGGCGCTGGTAATGATGATTGTAGCGGTGCTGGTGATTTTCGCCGGTATTTCTTTGATTTCGCTCTCCGCCATGCCGGTGGAAGAGCTGGCCACGGATTGGGCCAGGGACCCGGTAGCCGGCATAGCCTACTATATCCCCATAGAAATCATCCGGGTCATCCTTAAGCCCCTGATTGCGGTGCTGGCCGGCACGATATTGTTTATCGCCACCAACGCCGGCCTTATCGGCATATCCCGGCTGGCCTTTTCCCAGAGCACCCACGGCCTCGTCCCCCCCATACTGAGCCGCATTCACAACCGGTTTAAGACTCCCTACATCTCTATCATCTTTTTCAGTCTTATAGCCATCGTCCTCTTGCTGCCCGGGTTTTTCGGGACGGACGTATTCGCCAATATGGGTTCCCTGTATGCCATCGGCTCGCTGCTGGCGTTCATGCTCGCCCACGCCTCCATCGTCGGGCTCCGCATCAGGAAGCCGGACTTAACGCGTCCTTTCAGGCTCAGGGGCAACATTAACATAAAAGGCCGTGACATTCCCGTCACTGCCCTGATAGGTTTCTTCACTACGGCATTTATCTGGGTCATTCTGATGATAACCCAGGAGTACAGTCGCTGGGTCGGCAGTATCTGGATGATATTGGGGCTGATTATCTACCTGTTCCTGAAACTGGCGCGCCATAAAGAAAAAAATGAATGGGAAGTTAAGCCTAAAAAAAAGTAA
- a CDS encoding universal stress protein has translation MFKKILVPVNGGNADAEAIRLACRLAKKDKGQVLVVSVVTIKRALPLDAEIDSEIKKAEVILNNVENIAGEEDYEAETDVLQARDVGPAIVDEAVEWGASLILMGVAYKQRFGQFSLGSVIPYILKNSPCPVILYQQ, from the coding sequence GTGTTTAAGAAGATACTGGTGCCGGTGAACGGCGGTAACGCGGACGCGGAAGCCATCAGGCTGGCCTGCCGGTTGGCTAAAAAGGACAAGGGCCAGGTTCTGGTGGTATCGGTGGTGACGATAAAGCGCGCTTTGCCCCTGGACGCGGAAATAGATTCCGAGATAAAAAAAGCCGAGGTAATACTCAATAACGTGGAAAACATAGCCGGGGAAGAGGACTACGAGGCGGAAACGGACGTCCTCCAGGCCAGGGATGTGGGCCCGGCTATCGTGGACGAGGCCGTGGAGTGGGGCGCCAGCCTGATACTGATGGGGGTCGCTTACAAACAGCGCTTCGGGCAGTTCAGCCTGGGCAGCGTCATCCCCTATATATTGAAAAATTCTCCCTGCCCCGTTATACTCTATCAACAGTAA
- a CDS encoding TrkA family potassium uptake protein: MNILIMGCGRVGARLASLLDGDGHKVTILDNDTYSFRRLPPSFSGTALFGNGTDEEALKKAGIEDADLFVALTQGDNRNVMACQIAKHIFKVPRVVCRIYDPLREEMYSALGLETISPTKIFAQLLREKIEG, translated from the coding sequence ATGAATATATTGATTATGGGCTGCGGGCGGGTAGGGGCCAGGCTGGCGTCTTTGCTGGACGGGGACGGCCATAAAGTGACTATCCTGGATAATGATACCTACAGTTTCCGCCGGCTGCCGCCTTCTTTCAGCGGCACCGCTCTCTTCGGCAACGGCACGGACGAAGAGGCTCTCAAGAAAGCCGGCATTGAGGATGCGGACCTTTTCGTGGCTTTGACCCAGGGCGATAACCGCAATGTCATGGCCTGCCAGATTGCCAAGCACATCTTCAAAGTGCCCCGCGTGGTCTGCCGCATTTACGACCCCCTCCGCGAGGAGATGTACAGCGCGCTCGGGCTGGAGACCATCAGCCCCACCAAGATTTTCGCCCAGCTCTTGAGAGAGAAGATAGAAGGCTAA
- a CDS encoding TrkA family potassium uptake protein: MYIIVIGGGRLGYYLLKELLKEGHEVLVLEKDSRVCKTITDELGSVCFRGDGCEAATLAEVGTGRADMFIAVTGDDEDNLVACQVAKHKHNVPRTIARLRNPRNAILFKKLGVDVTVSSTDLIIEAIEREVPTHPVTQLLTLEEKGLVIVDVKITPESSTVGKTVKDLKLPRESKLALIIPNEGSAHVPASHTVLHPGDQIIAVTPPETKEALKAALSGK, translated from the coding sequence ATGTATATAATCGTTATCGGCGGCGGACGTTTGGGGTACTACCTCCTTAAGGAATTGCTCAAGGAAGGGCATGAGGTGCTCGTCCTGGAAAAGGATTCCCGCGTCTGCAAGACCATTACCGATGAGTTGGGCAGCGTCTGCTTCCGCGGCGATGGCTGTGAAGCGGCCACCCTCGCCGAGGTTGGCACCGGCCGGGCGGATATGTTTATCGCCGTTACCGGCGATGACGAGGATAACCTGGTGGCCTGCCAGGTGGCCAAGCATAAGCACAATGTTCCCCGCACCATCGCCCGCCTCCGCAATCCCCGCAACGCCATTCTTTTTAAGAAACTGGGGGTGGACGTGACCGTAAGCTCCACCGACCTTATTATAGAGGCTATCGAGCGGGAAGTGCCGACGCACCCCGTGACCCAGCTCTTGACCCTGGAAGAAAAGGGGCTGGTTATCGTTGACGTGAAAATCACCCCGGAGTCCTCCACCGTAGGCAAGACCGTCAAAGACTTGAAATTACCCCGGGAGAGCAAGCTGGCCCTCATTATCCCCAACGAAGGCAGCGCCCATGTCCCCGCCTCCCATACCGTCCTTCATCCCGGCGACCAGATTATCGCCGTGACCCCGCCGGAAACCAAGGAAGCTTTAAAGGCCGCTTTAAGCGGCAAGTAA
- a CDS encoding ComEA family DNA-binding protein, whose product MKSVGLFNGWAVAALLLVIVIIAGGAVIWSQTHDSRGVALTLAPAPATVGNIYVGGEVNNPGWYPLFSGDGINGVIQAAGGVKEGADISRVELTVGGAAAENTPQKIDINRAEAWLLQALPGVGEVKAQAIVAYREQNGLFHDIAELKRVPGFGEGIFNDIKDLITVN is encoded by the coding sequence GTGAAGTCGGTCGGCCTCTTTAACGGCTGGGCTGTGGCGGCTTTGCTGCTGGTTATCGTGATAATTGCCGGCGGCGCGGTCATCTGGTCGCAGACCCATGACAGCCGCGGCGTTGCCCTCACGCTGGCTCCGGCGCCGGCAACGGTCGGTAATATCTACGTGGGCGGTGAGGTCAACAACCCCGGCTGGTATCCTCTGTTCAGCGGCGATGGCATTAACGGCGTTATCCAAGCGGCCGGCGGCGTTAAAGAAGGGGCGGACATTAGCCGGGTGGAGCTGACGGTGGGCGGCGCGGCGGCAGAAAATACTCCTCAGAAAATCGATATCAACCGGGCGGAAGCCTGGCTGTTGCAGGCTCTGCCGGGCGTGGGCGAGGTCAAGGCGCAGGCTATCGTTGCCTACCGCGAGCAAAACGGACTTTTCCATGATATCGCCGAGCTGAAACGGGTGCCCGGCTTCGGCGAAGGTATTTTTAACGACATCAAAGACCTGATTACCGTGAATTAG